Below is a window of Mycobacterium dioxanotrophicus DNA.
CCACCCCAGCCGACCGGCACAGCGATGTACTGCTTGCCGTCGACCGAGTAGGTCATGCAAGAGCTGTGGTGACCGCTACCGCACTGGAATTTCCACAGCTCATCGCCGGTGCGGGCGTCGAGCGCGAAGAACTCACCCGTCGGCGTACCGGAGAACACGAGGTTGCCGGCGGTGGACATAACCGACGCTGCCATGGGCATGTCGAGCCGCCAGCGCCACTTCTCCTCACCGTGCGAGTCGAACGCGCTGACCGAGCCGGCCATGTTGTCGACGTCGACCTCGACGGCGGCACCCCAGTAGGGCATGCCTTCCTTGAACTCGCGACGACGGCGGGTGGCAGTGGCACCCACGTCGGCCACCGGCACGTAGAACATGTCGGTGTCCGGGTTGTACGCAGCGTGCGTCCACTCCTTGGCACCGGCAGGGCCGGGGAAGAAGTGGCAGGGCTCGCCTTCCTTGTCCGGGTACTTGCGGGGGGTCACCTTGCCGTCGCGGGTGATGACGCCCCAGTCGATGCGGTCGACGAACGGGGTGACGTGCTGCAGCTCACCATTGGTGCGGTCCAGCACGAACATGTACCCGTTCTTGTCGAAATGGGCGAGCAGCTTCTTGCCGTCCCGCTCGAACAGGGTCATCTCCATCGTGGAGTCGTAGTCCCACAGGTCGTGGGGGGTGAACTGGTAGTGCCACTTGATCTCACCGGTGTCCACGTCCAGCGCGACAACGCTGTCGGTGTAGAGGTTGTCTCCCTCGCGGACCCCGCCGTCGAAGTCAGGTGCCGGGTTGCCGGTGCCCGCGTAGTAGAGGTTCAACTCCGGGTCGTAGGTTCCGGTGACCCAGTGGTTCGCGCCGCCGCGTTGCCAGGCCTCACCGTCGGCGGGCCAGGTTTCCGAGCCGGGCTCACCCGGCTTCGGGACGGTGTAGGTCCGCCACCGGTGCTCGCCGGTTTCCAGATCCCAGCAGTCGATGTGACCGCGGACGCCGAACTCGCCACCGGCGGAACCGGTGATGATCGTGTCCTTGATGACCAGCGGGGCCAATGAAGCGCTCTCCCCCGCTCGCACGTCGCCGAT
It encodes the following:
- a CDS encoding PQQ-dependent dehydrogenase, methanol/ethanol family; amino-acid sequence: MTVIPEAPAQGGGGDAGGGYIDAGEAFNHSKLSNLPHSAPDVTSGINYERILDARNESHNWITYYGAYDGWRHSLLDQINVENVKDLKVAWIHQASTTGIIAATSTYAFEACPIVVDGVMFVTGWDGWLWALDATTGQQLWRYKHAVPFDVSLCCANVNRGCAVANGKVYMVTQNAQLLAIDATNGQKVWQKTIGDVRAGESASLAPLVIKDTIITGSAGGEFGVRGHIDCWDLETGEHRWRTYTVPKPGEPGSETWPADGEAWQRGGANHWVTGTYDPELNLYYAGTGNPAPDFDGGVREGDNLYTDSVVALDVDTGEIKWHYQFTPHDLWDYDSTMEMTLFERDGKKLLAHFDKNGYMFVLDRTNGELQHVTPFVDRIDWGVITRDGKVTPRKYPDKEGEPCHFFPGPAGAKEWTHAAYNPDTDMFYVPVADVGATATRRRREFKEGMPYWGAAVEVDVDNMAGSVSAFDSHGEEKWRWRLDMPMAASVMSTAGNLVFSGTPTGEFFALDARTGDELWKFQCGSGHHSSCMTYSVDGKQYIAVPVGWGGWLEGIIPGMAGQGHGAALIAFALPG